The following proteins come from a genomic window of Misgurnus anguillicaudatus chromosome 10, ASM2758022v2, whole genome shotgun sequence:
- the znf687a gene encoding zinc finger protein 687a isoform X2, whose amino-acid sequence MGMGDMKTPDFDDLLAAFDIPDIDTNEAIQSDNDGNHNEPSGVTGKERSGSPSLRPIVPPESLDDAPLASHNDPPVVSVIVKNSVLPDRYTEADVDDKMEGNETGGVDRSPQRSDDGLVPLDPLSIYNGLKVVSGGNTEPPPTPSLTHMPPNRQLWSVSASKVNSDGTEDNQDGSCSKLSDSTFSQFQSLTPSAPPILSSHLIDPSKLDGEEAQHSIMASAQPLNGTLRAGVRRHLSEDEESEPDLGSPPLIIQESPDSQRCSAPKVPRRHQSPLNVFQPQSPSSPALPISNTQTEETAPFIHHSALLQSNLSENSVKNSRLSEEKDLEHIIEERDSPESPEPEIPSCPQMSSVSEKPQVHTSVSSNLQGIKESGQSRETSAPTDQVVEEEQEKSDHHINIKNDGVEEANAKAKLKSTNTVVDSVSDSRMTPSKPLKVRIKTVKTPTGNITRTVSNVGPKGAPAGGSKGPDGSKVSTGVRKPVQRLQKSSAVSQAMPMLPVSTLQDASTAMLFAASRAQNNMAATLSATAVNITKTSTLPSVSTLSASSSMTGMNIRSLGQKMMNGNTGTAKPASIVNSPGAVISRSQSSLVEAFNKILNSKNPLPSYQPDLSTPPPPEWGLRLPSNGYRCLECGDAFALERSLARHYDRRSMRIEVTCNHCSKRLAFFNKCSLLLHAREHKEKGLVMQCSHLVMSPVSVEQMIGQQDTVPIGLLCTSASGSSFLPAVKESDVQHSQSSDNCCPECLSPFKGKAEIAAHFQEVESGGTDTCCQKCSPPMPLWNPCSAAAHRRLHQQLPPLVCPECGVTCQPNNFNTHLNQFCMHYSRRLGYRCACCHLVFGGVNCLNAVKTHMQTAHCEVFHKCPSCPMAFKSAAGAGSHCISQHPELPETARESKEIYKCVMCRTVFTQKALLTVHFDTHLAKQKMHVFKCPDCNKLFTQRSSLLEHIKVSHRASSIQQCDVSVQRTLVKMDSSDGEEWGRDEHEDREGLMKEGKNSTATDVQGWSCSKCQTRYTEKENYITHMSEQHGKELKKFPCTLCERSFSSSSSLRRHIRVKHKGIKRAFYCQLCTGGKRSFSSKLILEKHMQAQHSGDRGAATQAARHVNDPADSSSEQDGGPSTLGRASIDADSRLAEAPGEEQEDAGFRCTPCGFSTEDKEEFLQHIACHRGDGGSAFQCQQCGACFASASSLSRHLFISHRVRDVPSDRAEVSPGDGSTPGNVASDHAVVPGSPGSPSSTGGSQAEDGEEALHQETC is encoded by the exons ATGGGAATGGGGGACATGAAGACACCAGATTTTGATGACCTACTGGCAGCTTTTGACATTCCAGATATTGATACAAATGAAGCTATTCAGTCCGATAATGATGGGAATCATAATGAACCAAGTGGTGTTACCGGAAAGGAGAGAAGTGGCAGTCCAAGCCTAAGACCAATTGTTCCACCAGAAAGCCTGGACGATGCTCCTTTAGCTTCTCATAATGACCCCCCTGTGGTCAGCGTGATTGTCAAGAACAGCGTACTTCCTGATCGATATACAGAAGCAGATGTTGATGACAAAATGGAAGGGAATGAGACTGGAGGTGTTGACAGATCTCCACAGCGGAGTGACGATGGCTTGGTGCCTTTAGATCCATTATCTATCTATAATGGACTCAAGGTTGTCTCGGGTGGGAATACAGAACCTCCTCCAACACCCTCTTTAACCCACATGCCACCCAATAGACAACTTTGGTCTGTCTCCGCCTCTAAAGTTAACAGTGATGGTACCGAGGACAACCAGGATGGCTCTTGTTCTAAACTATCTGATAGCACTTTCTCTCAATTTCAGTCTTTAACCCCATCGGCTCCCCCCATCTTATCTTCACATTTAATCGATCCAAGCAAACTTGATGGTGAAGAGGCACAGCATTCAATTATGGCCTCAGCACAACCTTTAAATGGCACTTTGAGGGCGGGAGTCCGACGGCACTTATCTGAGGATGAAGAATCTGAGCCAGACCTTGGCAGCCCTCCACTCATTATACAGGAGAGCCCAGATTCCCAGCGGTGCTCAGCTCCCAAGGTTCCCCGCAGGCACCAGTCTCCTCTAAATGTATTTCAACCCCAGTCTCCCTCTTCCCCAGCCTTACCAATAAGTAACACTCAAACAGAGGAGACAGCACCCTTTATCCACCATTCAGCACTACTTCAAAGCAATCTCAGCGAGAACTCTGTGAAAAATTCACGACTTTCTGAAGAAAAAGACCTGGAGCACATAATCGAGGAGAGAGATTCTCCTGAGAGCCCTGAGCCGGAAATCCCGTCCTGCCCTCAAATGAGCTCCGTTTCAGAAAAACCTCAGGTTCATACGTCTGTTTCCTCAAATCTGCAGGGAATAAAAGAGTCGGGACAAAGTAGGGAAACTTCTGCACCTACAGATCAAGTTGTTGAGGAGGAGCAAGAGAAGAGCGACCATCACATTAACATCAAGAATGATGGAGTTGAAGAAGCAAATGCAAAAGCAAAGTTAAAATCCACTAATACTGTAGTAGATTCTGTTTCTGACTCCAGGATGACACCATCGAAGCCTCTCAAAGTCAGAATCAAGACTGTCAAAACCCCTACTGGCAACATTACACGTACTGTATCTAATGTGGGCCCCAAAGGAGCACCAGCTGGGGGCTCCAAGGGTCCTGATGGCTCTAAAGTTTCAACAGGGGTTCGTAAACCAGTCCAGAGGCTTCAAAAATCCAGTGCTGTTTCTCAGGCAATGCCAATGTTGCCTGTGTCCACCCTCCAAGATGCCAGCACAGCTATGTTATTTGCAGCTAGCAGGGCACAGAATAATATGGCTGCCACTCTCTCCGCCACTGCGGTCAACATCACCAAAACGTCAACCCTGCCCTCCGTCTCAACTCTATCTGCATCCTCATCCATGACAGGGATGAACATTCGCTCCTTGGGACAGAAAATGATGAATGGGAACACTGGGACAGCTAAACCAGCGTCCATCGTAAACAGTCCGGGAGCTGTAATTTCACGCAGCCAGTCTAGCTTAGTTGAAGCCTTCAACAAAATCCTAAACAGCAAGAATCCATTGCCAAGTTATCAGCCGGACCTCTCCACCCCTCCTCCACCAGAATGGGGTCTTCGATTGCCCTCCAACGGATACCGCTGCCTGGAGTGCGGGGATGCTTTCGCCTTGGAGCGCAGCTTGGCACGACATTATGATCGACGCTCTATGAGGATTGAAGTGACCTGTAACCACTGCTCCAAACGACTTGCTTTCTTTAATAAGTGTAGCCTGCTGCTTCATGCACGAGAGCATAAGGAGAAAGGTCTGGTTATGCAATGTTCACACTTGGTCATGAGTCCTGTCAGTGTGGAGCAGATGATCGGCCAACAGGATACTGTACCTATAG GTTTGCTCTGTACATCTGCTTCAGGATCTTCTTTCTTGCCTGCTGTTAAAGAAAGTGATGTCCAACATTCACAGTCTTCTGATAACTG CTGTCCAGAGTGTCTGAGTCCATTCAAAGGGAAAGCTGAAATAGCAGCACACTTCCAAGAGGTCGAGTCTGGTGGCACTGACACA TGTTGCCAGAAGTGTTCTCCTCCGATGCCTCTCTGGAATCCGTGCAGTGCTGCGGCACACCGCCGGTTACATCAGCAGCTGCCTCCGCTGGTCTGCCCTGAATGCGGTGTCACATGTCAGCCTAACAACTTCAACACACACCTGAATCAATTTTGCATGCACTACTCACGTCGCCTCGGATACAG ATGTGCCTGCTGTCACTTGGTGTTTGGAGGTGTGAATTGTCTAAATGCTGTGAAGACTCATATGCAGACGGCTCACTGTGAAGTCTTCCATAAATGCCCCTCTTGCCCCATGGCTTTTAAATCTGCCGCTGGTGCTGGAAGCCACTGCATCAGCCAGCATCCTGAACTTCCCGAGACAGCCAGGGAATCCAA GGAGATCTATAAATGCGTGATGTGTCGGACGGTTTTCACCCAGAAAGCATTGCTCACCGTTCACTTTGACACCCACTTAGCCAAGCAGAAGATGCACGTCTTTAAGTGTCCTGACTGTAACAAGCTCTTCACACAGAGAAGTTCACTTCTCGAGCACATCAAG GTTTCTCACAGGGCTTCTAGCATTCAACAATGTGACGTATCGGTGCAGAGGACTTTGGTGAAAATGGATAGCTCTGATGGAGAGGAGTGGGGACGGGACGAACATGAGGACAGAGAAGGACTGATGAAAGAGGGGAAGAACTCCACTGCTACAGATGTCCAGGGCTGGAGCTGCTCAAAGTGTCAGACGCGCTACACGGAGAAAGAAAACTACATCACGCATATGTCTGAGCAGCATGGCAAG GAGCTGAAGAAGTTTCCATGCACTCTTTGTGAACGCTCCTTCTCTTCATCTTCGAGTTTAAGACGTCACATTCGTGTCAAACACAAAGGCATTAAAAGAGCTTTTTATTGCCA ACTGTGCACAGGTGGGAAGAGGAGTTTTAGTAGTAAGCTGATTCTTGAGAAACATATGCAAGCTCAGCACAGTGGAGACAGAGGAGCAGCCACCCAG GCAGCACGTCATGTAAATGATCCCGCTGACAGCTCTTCGGAACAGGATGGTGGTCCTAGCACTTTGGGCAGGGCTTCAATCGATGCAGACAGCCGATTGGCTGAGGCTCCAGGAGAGGAGCAGGAAGACGCAGGATTTCGCTGCACGCCTTGTGGATTTTCTACAGAAGACAAGGAGGAGTTTCTACAGCATATCGCTTGTCACCGTGGTGACGGAGGCAGCGCTTTTCAGTGTCAGCAGTGCGGGGCATGTTTTGCATCCGCCTCCTCCCTGAGCAGGCATCTCTTTATCAGCCATCGCGTGCGTGACGTCCCCTCCGACCGCGCCGAGGTGTCTCCTGGCGATGGATCGACTCCTGGGAACGTGGCATCTGACCATGCTGTTGTACCGGGGTCCCCAGGGTCACCATCGAGTACGGGGGGGTCACAGGCAGAAGATGGTGAAG
- the znf687a gene encoding zinc finger protein 687a isoform X1, producing MGMGDMKTPDFDDLLAAFDIPDIDTNEAIQSDNDGNHNEPSGVTGKERSGSPSLRPIVPPESLDDAPLASHNDPPVVSVIVKNSVLPDRYTEADVDDKMEGNETGGVDRSPQRSDDGLVPLDPLSIYNGLKVVSGGNTEPPPTPSLTHMPPNRQLWSVSASKVNSDGTEDNQDGSCSKLSDSTFSQFQSLTPSAPPILSSHLIDPSKLDGEEAQHSIMASAQPLNGTLRAGVRRHLSEDEESEPDLGSPPLIIQESPDSQRCSAPKVPRRHQSPLNVFQPQSPSSPALPISNTQTEETAPFIHHSALLQSNLSENSVKNSRLSEEKDLEHIIEERDSPESPEPEIPSCPQMSSVSEKPQVHTSVSSNLQGIKESGQSRETSAPTDQVVEEEQEKSDHHINIKNDGVEEANAKAKLKSTNTVVDSVSDSRMTPSKPLKVRIKTVKTPTGNITRTVSNVGPKGAPAGGSKGPDGSKVSTGVRKPVQRLQKSSAVSQAMPMLPVSTLQDASTAMLFAASRAQNNMAATLSATAVNITKTSTLPSVSTLSASSSMTGMNIRSLGQKMMNGNTGTAKPASIVNSPGAVISRSQSSLVEAFNKILNSKNPLPSYQPDLSTPPPPEWGLRLPSNGYRCLECGDAFALERSLARHYDRRSMRIEVTCNHCSKRLAFFNKCSLLLHAREHKEKGLVMQCSHLVMSPVSVEQMIGQQDTVPIGLLCTSASGSSFLPAVKESDVQHSQSSDNCCPECLSPFKGKAEIAAHFQEVESGGTDTCCQKCSPPMPLWNPCSAAAHRRLHQQLPPLVCPECGVTCQPNNFNTHLNQFCMHYSRRLGYRCACCHLVFGGVNCLNAVKTHMQTAHCEVFHKCPSCPMAFKSAAGAGSHCISQHPELPETARESKEIYKCVMCRTVFTQKALLTVHFDTHLAKQKMHVFKCPDCNKLFTQRSSLLEHIKVSHRASSIQQCDVSVQRTLVKMDSSDGEEWGRDEHEDREGLMKEGKNSTATDVQGWSCSKCQTRYTEKENYITHMSEQHGKELKKFPCTLCERSFSSSSSLRRHIRVKHKGIKRAFYCQLCTGGKRSFSSKLILEKHMQAQHSGDRGAATQAARHVNDPADSSSEQDGGPSTLGRASIDADSRLAEAPGEEQEDAGFRCTPCGFSTEDKEEFLQHIACHRGDGGSAFQCQQCGACFASASSLSRHLFISHRVRDVPSDRAEVSPGDGSTPGNVASDHAVVPGSPGSPSSTGGSQAEDGEGKHTCKVCGRYFNKPADLNTHFRTHGMAFITTCKTDKPA from the exons ATGGGAATGGGGGACATGAAGACACCAGATTTTGATGACCTACTGGCAGCTTTTGACATTCCAGATATTGATACAAATGAAGCTATTCAGTCCGATAATGATGGGAATCATAATGAACCAAGTGGTGTTACCGGAAAGGAGAGAAGTGGCAGTCCAAGCCTAAGACCAATTGTTCCACCAGAAAGCCTGGACGATGCTCCTTTAGCTTCTCATAATGACCCCCCTGTGGTCAGCGTGATTGTCAAGAACAGCGTACTTCCTGATCGATATACAGAAGCAGATGTTGATGACAAAATGGAAGGGAATGAGACTGGAGGTGTTGACAGATCTCCACAGCGGAGTGACGATGGCTTGGTGCCTTTAGATCCATTATCTATCTATAATGGACTCAAGGTTGTCTCGGGTGGGAATACAGAACCTCCTCCAACACCCTCTTTAACCCACATGCCACCCAATAGACAACTTTGGTCTGTCTCCGCCTCTAAAGTTAACAGTGATGGTACCGAGGACAACCAGGATGGCTCTTGTTCTAAACTATCTGATAGCACTTTCTCTCAATTTCAGTCTTTAACCCCATCGGCTCCCCCCATCTTATCTTCACATTTAATCGATCCAAGCAAACTTGATGGTGAAGAGGCACAGCATTCAATTATGGCCTCAGCACAACCTTTAAATGGCACTTTGAGGGCGGGAGTCCGACGGCACTTATCTGAGGATGAAGAATCTGAGCCAGACCTTGGCAGCCCTCCACTCATTATACAGGAGAGCCCAGATTCCCAGCGGTGCTCAGCTCCCAAGGTTCCCCGCAGGCACCAGTCTCCTCTAAATGTATTTCAACCCCAGTCTCCCTCTTCCCCAGCCTTACCAATAAGTAACACTCAAACAGAGGAGACAGCACCCTTTATCCACCATTCAGCACTACTTCAAAGCAATCTCAGCGAGAACTCTGTGAAAAATTCACGACTTTCTGAAGAAAAAGACCTGGAGCACATAATCGAGGAGAGAGATTCTCCTGAGAGCCCTGAGCCGGAAATCCCGTCCTGCCCTCAAATGAGCTCCGTTTCAGAAAAACCTCAGGTTCATACGTCTGTTTCCTCAAATCTGCAGGGAATAAAAGAGTCGGGACAAAGTAGGGAAACTTCTGCACCTACAGATCAAGTTGTTGAGGAGGAGCAAGAGAAGAGCGACCATCACATTAACATCAAGAATGATGGAGTTGAAGAAGCAAATGCAAAAGCAAAGTTAAAATCCACTAATACTGTAGTAGATTCTGTTTCTGACTCCAGGATGACACCATCGAAGCCTCTCAAAGTCAGAATCAAGACTGTCAAAACCCCTACTGGCAACATTACACGTACTGTATCTAATGTGGGCCCCAAAGGAGCACCAGCTGGGGGCTCCAAGGGTCCTGATGGCTCTAAAGTTTCAACAGGGGTTCGTAAACCAGTCCAGAGGCTTCAAAAATCCAGTGCTGTTTCTCAGGCAATGCCAATGTTGCCTGTGTCCACCCTCCAAGATGCCAGCACAGCTATGTTATTTGCAGCTAGCAGGGCACAGAATAATATGGCTGCCACTCTCTCCGCCACTGCGGTCAACATCACCAAAACGTCAACCCTGCCCTCCGTCTCAACTCTATCTGCATCCTCATCCATGACAGGGATGAACATTCGCTCCTTGGGACAGAAAATGATGAATGGGAACACTGGGACAGCTAAACCAGCGTCCATCGTAAACAGTCCGGGAGCTGTAATTTCACGCAGCCAGTCTAGCTTAGTTGAAGCCTTCAACAAAATCCTAAACAGCAAGAATCCATTGCCAAGTTATCAGCCGGACCTCTCCACCCCTCCTCCACCAGAATGGGGTCTTCGATTGCCCTCCAACGGATACCGCTGCCTGGAGTGCGGGGATGCTTTCGCCTTGGAGCGCAGCTTGGCACGACATTATGATCGACGCTCTATGAGGATTGAAGTGACCTGTAACCACTGCTCCAAACGACTTGCTTTCTTTAATAAGTGTAGCCTGCTGCTTCATGCACGAGAGCATAAGGAGAAAGGTCTGGTTATGCAATGTTCACACTTGGTCATGAGTCCTGTCAGTGTGGAGCAGATGATCGGCCAACAGGATACTGTACCTATAG GTTTGCTCTGTACATCTGCTTCAGGATCTTCTTTCTTGCCTGCTGTTAAAGAAAGTGATGTCCAACATTCACAGTCTTCTGATAACTG CTGTCCAGAGTGTCTGAGTCCATTCAAAGGGAAAGCTGAAATAGCAGCACACTTCCAAGAGGTCGAGTCTGGTGGCACTGACACA TGTTGCCAGAAGTGTTCTCCTCCGATGCCTCTCTGGAATCCGTGCAGTGCTGCGGCACACCGCCGGTTACATCAGCAGCTGCCTCCGCTGGTCTGCCCTGAATGCGGTGTCACATGTCAGCCTAACAACTTCAACACACACCTGAATCAATTTTGCATGCACTACTCACGTCGCCTCGGATACAG ATGTGCCTGCTGTCACTTGGTGTTTGGAGGTGTGAATTGTCTAAATGCTGTGAAGACTCATATGCAGACGGCTCACTGTGAAGTCTTCCATAAATGCCCCTCTTGCCCCATGGCTTTTAAATCTGCCGCTGGTGCTGGAAGCCACTGCATCAGCCAGCATCCTGAACTTCCCGAGACAGCCAGGGAATCCAA GGAGATCTATAAATGCGTGATGTGTCGGACGGTTTTCACCCAGAAAGCATTGCTCACCGTTCACTTTGACACCCACTTAGCCAAGCAGAAGATGCACGTCTTTAAGTGTCCTGACTGTAACAAGCTCTTCACACAGAGAAGTTCACTTCTCGAGCACATCAAG GTTTCTCACAGGGCTTCTAGCATTCAACAATGTGACGTATCGGTGCAGAGGACTTTGGTGAAAATGGATAGCTCTGATGGAGAGGAGTGGGGACGGGACGAACATGAGGACAGAGAAGGACTGATGAAAGAGGGGAAGAACTCCACTGCTACAGATGTCCAGGGCTGGAGCTGCTCAAAGTGTCAGACGCGCTACACGGAGAAAGAAAACTACATCACGCATATGTCTGAGCAGCATGGCAAG GAGCTGAAGAAGTTTCCATGCACTCTTTGTGAACGCTCCTTCTCTTCATCTTCGAGTTTAAGACGTCACATTCGTGTCAAACACAAAGGCATTAAAAGAGCTTTTTATTGCCA ACTGTGCACAGGTGGGAAGAGGAGTTTTAGTAGTAAGCTGATTCTTGAGAAACATATGCAAGCTCAGCACAGTGGAGACAGAGGAGCAGCCACCCAG GCAGCACGTCATGTAAATGATCCCGCTGACAGCTCTTCGGAACAGGATGGTGGTCCTAGCACTTTGGGCAGGGCTTCAATCGATGCAGACAGCCGATTGGCTGAGGCTCCAGGAGAGGAGCAGGAAGACGCAGGATTTCGCTGCACGCCTTGTGGATTTTCTACAGAAGACAAGGAGGAGTTTCTACAGCATATCGCTTGTCACCGTGGTGACGGAGGCAGCGCTTTTCAGTGTCAGCAGTGCGGGGCATGTTTTGCATCCGCCTCCTCCCTGAGCAGGCATCTCTTTATCAGCCATCGCGTGCGTGACGTCCCCTCCGACCGCGCCGAGGTGTCTCCTGGCGATGGATCGACTCCTGGGAACGTGGCATCTGACCATGCTGTTGTACCGGGGTCCCCAGGGTCACCATCGAGTACGGGGGGGTCACAGGCAGAAGATGGTGAAGGTAAGCACACCTGTAAGGTGTGTGGACGTTACTTTAACAAACCTGCTGATCTAAACACACACTTTAGAACTCACGGCATGGCCTTCATCACCACATGCAAAACAGACAAACCAGCATAG